From Pontibacter actiniarum, a single genomic window includes:
- a CDS encoding M28 family metallopeptidase, producing MRNHLPLLGLLGLLAMGCNENSRHVSESGDEATALADSTNLQPALQSITAADLLAHTTVLASDAFEGRSPGTAGEDSTVAYLTRQFEKLGLQPGNPDGSYVQKVPMFGYTPDPTATINANGKKIQLNFPDDYVAVSRRFVPNIDINNSDMVFVGYGVVAPEYGWDDYKGLDVKGKTIVMLVNDPPIPDPNNPGQLDSTMFGGKAMTYYGRWTYKYEIAAEKGAAAAIIIHETGPAGYPYEVLSGSNSREGFDISAANKNMDRAKIEAWITEPKAREIFTALGRNFEDLKEAARKKDFQPVPLKATADFTLKNKLREVQSQNVIAKLEGSDPELKDEYVVYTAHWDHLGKDTSLKGDQVYNGALDNATGTAGLLELAEAYAKMETKPKRSILFLAVTAEEKGLLGSKYYAHNPLYPLEKTVANINMDVLNAYGPTEDVVVIGYGNSTLEDVLAQEAVSQNRHIVPEESPENGSFYRSDHFEFAKQGVPALYAESGVKARNQPADYVQKWNEQYTANDYHKLTDEVRDDWNLEGAVEDLQLFLRVGNRVANTEKLPEWKEGTEFKAKREKMLSEASKQQVQ from the coding sequence ATGAGAAATCACCTCCCGCTGCTGGGCCTGCTCGGCTTGCTGGCGATGGGCTGCAACGAGAACAGCCGCCATGTAAGCGAGTCAGGCGACGAGGCAACCGCCCTTGCCGACAGCACCAACCTGCAGCCAGCCCTGCAAAGTATAACTGCCGCCGATTTGCTGGCGCACACCACTGTTCTGGCCTCCGACGCGTTTGAGGGCCGCAGCCCCGGCACCGCCGGCGAAGACTCCACTGTGGCCTACCTGACACGCCAGTTTGAGAAACTGGGCCTGCAGCCCGGCAACCCCGATGGCAGCTATGTACAGAAAGTGCCGATGTTCGGCTATACCCCGGACCCGACGGCAACCATCAACGCCAACGGCAAAAAGATACAGCTGAACTTCCCGGATGATTATGTTGCCGTGTCGCGCCGCTTTGTGCCCAACATCGACATAAACAACTCCGATATGGTGTTTGTAGGCTATGGCGTGGTGGCACCGGAGTACGGCTGGGACGACTACAAAGGCCTGGACGTAAAGGGTAAAACGATCGTGATGCTCGTAAACGACCCGCCCATACCGGACCCGAACAACCCGGGCCAGCTGGACAGCACCATGTTCGGAGGCAAAGCCATGACCTACTATGGGCGCTGGACCTACAAGTATGAAATAGCCGCTGAGAAAGGGGCCGCTGCCGCCATCATCATTCACGAGACGGGGCCGGCAGGCTACCCGTACGAAGTGCTCTCCGGCAGCAACAGCCGCGAAGGCTTCGACATCAGCGCCGCCAACAAGAACATGGACCGCGCCAAGATAGAGGCTTGGATCACGGAGCCAAAGGCGCGCGAGATCTTTACCGCCCTGGGCCGCAATTTCGAGGACCTGAAAGAGGCCGCTCGCAAAAAGGATTTCCAGCCGGTGCCGCTAAAGGCCACTGCTGACTTTACGCTTAAAAACAAGCTGCGCGAAGTGCAGTCGCAAAACGTGATTGCAAAGCTGGAGGGCTCAGACCCGGAGCTGAAGGATGAATACGTTGTGTACACCGCGCACTGGGACCACCTCGGCAAGGACACCAGCCTGAAGGGGGACCAGGTCTATAACGGCGCTCTGGACAACGCCACCGGCACAGCCGGGCTGCTGGAGCTTGCCGAGGCTTACGCTAAGATGGAGACCAAGCCGAAACGCTCTATCCTCTTCCTGGCCGTTACAGCCGAAGAGAAAGGCCTGCTGGGCTCCAAGTACTACGCCCACAACCCGCTTTACCCGCTCGAGAAAACGGTTGCGAACATCAACATGGACGTGCTGAATGCCTACGGGCCAACCGAGGATGTGGTGGTGATCGGGTACGGCAACTCTACTTTAGAAGATGTACTGGCCCAGGAGGCGGTTTCGCAAAACCGCCACATCGTGCCCGAGGAGTCGCCGGAGAACGGCTCCTTTTACCGCTCCGACCATTTTGAGTTTGCCAAGCAGGGGGTACCGGCGCTTTATGCCGAGTCCGGTGTAAAAGCGCGCAACCAGCCGGCAGACTATGTACAGAAGTGGAATGAGCAGTACACAGCCAACGATTACCATAAGCTGACGGACGAAGTACGAGACGATTGGAACCTGGAAGGGGCTGTAGAGGATTTGCAGCTGTTTCTGCGTGTTGGCAACCGCGTAGCTAACACCGAAAAGCTACCGGAATGGAAAGAAGGCACAGAGTTCAAGGCCAAGCGAGAGAAGATGCTCTCCGAGGCTTCTAAGCAACAAGTACAGTAG
- a CDS encoding very short patch repair endonuclease, whose protein sequence is MAKTRKRKYKQPREPLTAQEKISRYMRGNKSKNTLPELKLRQALWQAGLRGYRVHWPKAPGKPDICYPGRRLAVFVHGCFWHRCPYCQPSHPKTNLAFWQNKFSQNIARDARYKQQYREAGWQRLVVWECQLRQHLAGVVATVQELHRGVPASWQLAA, encoded by the coding sequence TTGGCAAAAACGCGAAAGAGAAAGTATAAACAGCCCCGGGAGCCGCTAACGGCGCAGGAGAAGATCAGCCGCTACATGCGCGGCAACAAAAGCAAAAACACCCTTCCTGAGCTAAAGCTGCGGCAGGCACTGTGGCAGGCGGGCCTGCGCGGCTACCGCGTGCACTGGCCTAAAGCGCCCGGCAAACCTGATATCTGCTACCCTGGGCGCCGGCTCGCCGTGTTTGTACACGGCTGCTTCTGGCACCGCTGCCCCTATTGCCAGCCCTCCCACCCCAAGACGAACCTCGCTTTCTGGCAGAACAAGTTCAGCCAGAACATCGCCCGCGATGCCCGGTACAAGCAACAGTACCGCGAGGCGGGCTGGCAGCGCCTGGTTGTGTGGGAGTGCCAGTTGCGGCAGCACCTTGCCGGCGTTGTTGCCACGGTACAGGAGCTACACCGGGGAGTGCCTGCCAGCTGGCAACTAGCTGCTTAA
- a CDS encoding WYL domain-containing protein → MYSYLLEELSKAIGARLLISFDYNGEKHVVEPHLLGHNHQHEDCLCAWRLSKGGQQEQEWQCYKLSQMQHTKLLDDRFSRKRPGYDPYNSTMSRIYYRI, encoded by the coding sequence ATGTACAGTTATCTGCTGGAAGAACTTTCTAAAGCGATAGGGGCACGGCTGCTGATCAGCTTCGACTACAACGGCGAAAAGCACGTGGTGGAGCCGCACCTGCTGGGCCACAACCATCAGCACGAAGACTGCCTCTGTGCCTGGCGCCTGAGCAAGGGAGGGCAGCAGGAGCAGGAGTGGCAATGCTACAAGCTCAGCCAAATGCAGCACACCAAGCTGCTGGATGACCGCTTCAGCAGGAAACGCCCCGGCTACGACCCCTACAACAGCACCATGTCGCGTATTTACTACCGTATCTGA